A stretch of Alkalicella caledoniensis DNA encodes these proteins:
- a CDS encoding AAA family ATPase → MSDYTINIQNCNNIAQGELPIYSNKLNIMFGRNGTGKSTMVRAITLISQQKALTELAPYGISNEDVQPHIEGFSSDNIAIFDEEYVRQYVYQTNTLIKNTFEVLIRSNEYDNAKKNIDDALSTVKTTITERQEIVNLQSNIGDLIDKIKMTSNNKIARRGGTKGILEGKGAYFNPPAELTDLKPFFEKNTVSKWATWRLQGYDQFGSKGCCPYCSTNDSEKTSTINRVFADSFDKASVEIAAAISKALEALQPYLDEKKTEELISLFGVKEDLDVLETQLTKLCTEADYLYKRLTSIVSFNGASVDRDNIADLESKLNEMKIDFRAIDDFFISDLTKQEISTINMEVDNLLDKVNVLKGEIGKYNKYIQDKIKDRKLDINEFLSIAGFRYSFDVELDGENNARAFLKFIMPDGNSGDLNSPSKHLSWGEKNAFALILFMFDAISRNPDLIILDDPISSFDSNKKYAIINRLFKTGDKDNSLYQRTVLMLTHDFEPVIDYVQVGAGKQDPSYVCANYLVNNDGNLTCTPIQKNSDLMSSVVLLKEIAEDSNIDIAARIGCLRKFIEHQYRKPKEESDAYNILSSLIHRRSEPTFDSEGKNKLSEEQRANGKGFIQQYIPEFDYDLVIEQCTPEKLMDRYANETSSYIKMLILRAYTEHDKEARERLRQTNDVLRKYVDETYHIENDYLYSLDVRRFNIVPDHYMIHAERFVANERARFDFTEV, encoded by the coding sequence ATGTCTGATTATACGATTAACATTCAGAATTGCAATAACATAGCACAAGGAGAATTGCCGATTTATTCCAATAAACTTAACATCATGTTTGGTCGTAATGGTACCGGGAAATCAACGATGGTAAGAGCCATTACGCTTATATCTCAGCAAAAAGCATTAACAGAACTTGCACCATATGGGATCAGTAATGAGGATGTTCAGCCGCATATAGAAGGATTTTCATCAGATAATATAGCAATATTTGATGAGGAATATGTCCGTCAATATGTCTACCAAACCAACACCCTCATTAAAAATACATTTGAGGTTCTGATTCGTTCAAATGAATACGATAATGCAAAGAAAAATATTGATGATGCGTTATCAACAGTTAAAACCACTATTACTGAGCGTCAAGAGATTGTAAACCTTCAAAGTAATATTGGTGATTTGATAGACAAGATTAAGATGACTAGCAATAATAAAATTGCTAGAAGGGGAGGAACTAAAGGAATTCTTGAGGGCAAAGGTGCATATTTCAATCCTCCTGCTGAACTGACTGACTTAAAACCATTCTTTGAAAAAAACACTGTTTCTAAATGGGCAACATGGCGATTACAAGGATATGATCAATTTGGTAGTAAAGGCTGTTGTCCTTATTGCTCAACTAATGACTCTGAAAAGACAAGTACCATAAACAGAGTATTTGCTGATAGTTTTGACAAGGCCAGTGTTGAAATTGCAGCTGCAATATCAAAAGCACTAGAAGCTTTACAGCCATATTTAGATGAAAAAAAGACCGAGGAATTAATTTCTTTATTTGGTGTTAAAGAAGATTTGGACGTCCTCGAAACACAATTAACCAAGCTCTGTACTGAAGCAGATTATCTTTATAAAAGGTTAACCTCTATTGTCTCATTCAATGGTGCTTCAGTAGATAGAGATAATATTGCAGATTTAGAATCTAAATTAAATGAAATGAAAATCGATTTCAGGGCCATTGATGATTTTTTTATCTCGGATCTTACTAAGCAAGAAATTAGCACGATTAATATGGAGGTGGACAATCTTTTAGATAAGGTTAATGTGCTTAAAGGTGAAATTGGAAAATATAATAAATATATTCAAGATAAAATAAAAGATAGAAAACTGGACATAAATGAATTTCTTTCCATAGCGGGATTTAGGTATTCGTTTGATGTAGAGCTTGATGGTGAAAATAATGCTAGAGCATTTCTTAAATTTATAATGCCAGATGGAAATTCAGGAGATTTAAATTCTCCTAGTAAGCATCTGAGCTGGGGTGAAAAAAACGCATTTGCATTAATATTATTTATGTTTGATGCAATTAGCAGGAATCCTGACTTAATAATACTTGATGATCCGATATCATCTTTCGACAGTAATAAAAAGTATGCGATAATAAATAGACTCTTCAAGACCGGCGATAAAGATAATAGTCTCTATCAGCGAACCGTGTTGATGTTAACACATGATTTTGAACCAGTGATTGATTATGTCCAAGTTGGTGCTGGAAAGCAAGATCCATCTTACGTCTGTGCTAATTACCTAGTAAATAATGATGGTAATTTAACATGTACCCCTATTCAAAAAAACTCTGATTTAATGTCTTCAGTTGTTTTACTAAAAGAAATAGCTGAAGATTCAAACATTGATATAGCTGCAAGAATAGGATGTCTTCGTAAATTTATTGAACATCAATATAGAAAACCAAAAGAAGAGTCTGATGCCTATAACATACTCTCAAGCCTCATACATAGGCGATCTGAACCAACTTTTGACTCTGAAGGAAAGAACAAGTTAAGTGAAGAGCAAAGAGCAAATGGAAAAGGCTTTATCCAACAATACATTCCCGAATTTGACTACGATTTGGTTATTGAGCAATGTACCCCTGAAAAATTGATGGATCGCTATGCAAATGAGACGTCCTCATACATAAAAATGCTTATCTTAAGGGCTTATACAGAGCATGATAAAGAGGCCAGAGAAAGGCTTCGTCAAACCAATGATGTCTTAAGGAAATATGTAGACGAAACATATCACATTGAAAATGATTACCTTTATTCCCTAGATGTCCGACGTTTTAATATTGTCCCAGATCACTATATGATACACGCAGAGCGTTTTGTTGCAAATGAGAGAGCGCGATTTGATTTTACAGAGGTTTAA
- a CDS encoding AAA domain-containing protein — MKDIFRKYKERLINLSSRNRSLVMKKIYKKRAFDLAKLQTNNNQLTEKILEFLISRQKRKLLVLDDPYKERIDRINKLEERIRVEKDYEVKKLENVKDVEEREHTNKLLIKDYTEKLNLEKEKIENDIKKIIDYSTSLTYLDREINALEKETGRYELYVGFPFVEGKFQDNSLVRAPIFLIPVRILKENNKWYIQNIMEQDILINKVFIYGYSKYNENKLKEFQTEFTTFELFDKDIVGSVIRYLDAQKIVIQDTEKREIERFADYTDKNIPDYKTGEIILKNHLILGQFPISNSIYNDYQILEQGDTVHKLLEKLLLNASETEKHVMDNDREEKLTLSEEEVYFLSPLDYSQENAVNEVNKTEQLVIYGPPGTGKSQTIANIIGDSLAKGKKVLMVSQKRAALDVIYNRLSDLSSKIILIHDANKDKKAFYDKVSKVIDEISHPNENSSISKTIKDKALKIDQGIESLEKIGNTLHQPRDFGITLQQMYSKSESINSKEDNRYEGFKKFRTRNKYRNYNYKQLKEAIDNITDNATLENYIEYKKMLSENLMLKVIKSNYDYIKSQEISENIEIFTEYRDQIKMQCPEDKRLFNKLIEKLKEKDYNLNSEDLETFVDNINKDINCDLLVQLNDGKWWSIRYWLNYKKNKLQEKENLMEFENSRRKLYAQFKQWNMTIDGIMNALEPLKSVIIEGSYYDMVNQLLDGKYIVDKLQKIENAIDKYQEFKLLAHKISVNNELENQLLEDAGSRASTVDDLKGEINLIMDFVILEKTLEIEKTLGDTALLDYTRFNDLKAQINTLMAEKNELTPSLILNEWNAKEFKYLKSPLFREYKRQANKKRMLWPIRKYISEFDKLIFSSFPCWLLSPETVSDILPFTKDLFDIIIFDEASQIFIENSLPTIYRGNRVVIAGDDKQLKPSSTFKAKFDDIEEEEFSLENAAALEEESLLDLAKVNYDSVHLNYHYRSQFEELINFSNYAFYNGRLQVSPNIKNSNSSDPAIQRIKVKGKWLDRKNTEEAEKVVEIVSQILKERADNQTIGVITFNISQKDLIQDLLDKRASSDPEFKIRYAHEIDRKKGNEDVSFFVKNIENVQGDERDIIIFSVGYARNEQGRVSVNFGSLSQDGGENRLNVAISRAKHKVLIVTSIEPEELNVDSTKNLGPKLFKKYLQYAREVSEGSTQKAKEILFSLIDTKIEFNKGVHYDSDLEMEVRNALIAKGYDVHTQVGVSGYKIDLAIYDEVASKYIFGIECDGATYHSSKSARERDIHRQRYLESRGWNITRIWSRDWWRNSKEEVNKIDAIIKLHVEREREKLKKQLTQGVAKLDKKGVNARLSGKEITVNKFINTDLMDKKKIWYGDRVVLKDLESQETFEIYLEENQFNHQLMKDIELTLLGHDIDQIFCYKGYEYEVVRVEQKLLS, encoded by the coding sequence ATGAAGGATATTTTTAGAAAGTATAAAGAAAGATTAATAAACCTTAGCAGTAGGAATAGAAGCCTTGTTATGAAGAAGATTTATAAAAAAAGAGCTTTTGACTTAGCAAAGTTACAGACTAATAATAACCAGTTAACTGAAAAAATTTTAGAATTTCTTATAAGTAGGCAAAAGAGAAAATTGTTGGTTTTAGACGATCCTTATAAAGAAAGAATTGATAGAATAAATAAATTAGAGGAAAGAATTAGGGTAGAGAAGGATTATGAGGTTAAAAAGCTAGAAAATGTAAAGGATGTTGAAGAGAGGGAGCACACTAATAAATTATTAATAAAAGATTACACAGAAAAATTGAATTTAGAAAAGGAAAAAATTGAAAATGACATTAAGAAAATAATTGACTATTCTACAAGTTTAACCTATCTAGATAGAGAAATAAATGCTTTAGAAAAAGAGACAGGTAGATATGAACTATATGTGGGGTTCCCCTTTGTAGAAGGAAAGTTCCAAGATAACAGTTTAGTAAGAGCACCAATTTTTTTAATACCTGTTAGAATATTAAAAGAAAACAATAAGTGGTATATACAAAATATAATGGAACAGGACATTTTAATAAACAAAGTATTCATCTACGGATATTCAAAATATAATGAGAATAAACTTAAAGAATTCCAGACTGAATTTACTACGTTTGAATTATTCGATAAGGATATAGTTGGGTCAGTCATAAGGTACTTGGATGCTCAAAAAATTGTTATTCAAGATACTGAAAAAAGAGAAATTGAGAGATTTGCCGACTATACGGACAAGAACATACCTGACTACAAAACAGGAGAAATTATATTAAAAAATCATTTGATTTTGGGCCAGTTCCCCATCTCGAACTCGATTTATAATGATTACCAAATTTTAGAACAGGGAGATACAGTCCACAAGCTATTAGAGAAATTGTTACTCAATGCTAGCGAAACTGAAAAACATGTAATGGACAATGATCGTGAAGAGAAGTTAACTTTATCAGAAGAAGAGGTATACTTCTTAAGCCCCCTGGACTATAGTCAGGAAAATGCTGTTAATGAGGTTAATAAAACGGAGCAACTGGTAATCTATGGTCCCCCAGGGACTGGCAAATCTCAGACAATAGCAAATATAATAGGAGATTCTTTAGCAAAAGGTAAAAAAGTCTTAATGGTATCTCAAAAAAGAGCTGCACTTGATGTGATTTATAACAGGCTATCGGATCTGAGCTCTAAAATCATATTAATACATGATGCAAATAAAGATAAAAAAGCATTCTACGACAAGGTCAGCAAGGTAATTGATGAAATTTCCCATCCGAATGAAAATTCATCAATTAGCAAGACCATTAAGGACAAAGCGTTAAAAATTGATCAGGGTATAGAATCTTTAGAGAAAATAGGAAATACATTACACCAACCTAGAGATTTTGGGATAACTCTTCAGCAAATGTATTCAAAATCGGAAAGTATAAATAGTAAAGAGGATAATAGGTACGAAGGCTTCAAGAAATTTAGGACAAGAAATAAATATAGGAATTATAACTATAAACAATTAAAAGAAGCAATAGATAATATAACAGATAATGCAACTCTCGAGAATTATATTGAATACAAAAAAATGCTCTCAGAAAATTTGATGCTAAAAGTTATAAAATCTAACTATGACTATATCAAGTCACAAGAAATCTCAGAGAATATTGAAATATTTACAGAATATAGAGATCAAATAAAAATGCAGTGTCCTGAAGATAAAAGACTTTTTAATAAGCTAATTGAGAAATTAAAGGAGAAAGACTATAACCTAAATTCAGAGGATCTTGAAACTTTTGTAGATAACATAAACAAAGATATAAACTGTGATTTATTGGTTCAACTTAATGATGGTAAATGGTGGAGTATAAGATATTGGCTTAACTACAAAAAAAACAAACTACAGGAAAAAGAAAACTTAATGGAGTTTGAAAATAGTAGACGTAAATTATATGCCCAATTCAAACAGTGGAATATGACAATCGATGGAATTATGAATGCTTTAGAACCACTAAAGTCAGTTATTATAGAAGGTTCATACTATGACATGGTAAATCAGCTGCTTGATGGGAAGTATATTGTCGATAAGCTCCAAAAGATAGAAAATGCAATAGACAAATATCAGGAATTTAAATTGTTAGCTCACAAAATTAGTGTTAATAATGAATTAGAAAATCAATTACTAGAGGATGCAGGTAGCAGAGCAAGTACAGTAGACGATTTAAAAGGAGAAATTAATCTAATAATGGATTTTGTGATCTTAGAGAAAACTTTGGAAATAGAGAAGACATTAGGCGACACAGCCTTATTAGACTACACACGATTTAATGACTTAAAAGCTCAAATTAACACTCTGATGGCAGAAAAAAATGAGTTAACACCCAGCCTGATCTTGAATGAGTGGAATGCTAAAGAGTTTAAGTACTTGAAATCACCCTTGTTTAGAGAGTATAAAAGACAAGCAAATAAAAAACGCATGTTATGGCCAATCAGAAAGTACATATCAGAATTTGACAAATTGATATTCAGTAGTTTTCCATGTTGGCTCTTAAGCCCAGAAACTGTATCTGACATACTCCCATTTACTAAAGATTTGTTTGATATAATAATTTTCGATGAGGCTTCTCAGATTTTTATTGAAAATTCACTGCCTACTATTTATAGGGGAAATCGTGTTGTTATAGCAGGGGATGATAAACAATTAAAGCCCAGCTCAACATTTAAAGCTAAGTTTGATGACATTGAAGAAGAGGAATTCTCATTAGAAAATGCCGCGGCGCTAGAAGAAGAAAGTCTACTGGACTTAGCAAAAGTTAATTATGATTCAGTCCACCTGAACTATCACTATAGGTCTCAGTTTGAAGAATTGATTAATTTTTCTAACTATGCATTTTATAATGGAAGATTGCAAGTATCACCCAATATTAAGAATTCTAATTCATCAGATCCTGCAATTCAACGAATTAAAGTAAAAGGAAAATGGTTAGATAGAAAAAATACTGAAGAAGCGGAAAAGGTAGTGGAAATTGTATCCCAGATTCTAAAGGAACGAGCTGATAATCAAACAATAGGTGTGATTACATTTAATATTAGTCAAAAGGATTTAATACAGGATCTTTTAGATAAGAGGGCAAGTTCAGATCCAGAGTTTAAAATAAGATATGCACATGAAATAGATAGAAAAAAAGGGAATGAGGATGTTAGCTTTTTTGTTAAAAACATTGAGAATGTTCAAGGGGATGAAAGGGATATTATTATTTTCTCAGTGGGATATGCTCGTAATGAGCAAGGACGTGTCTCAGTAAATTTCGGTTCATTATCACAAGATGGTGGAGAGAACAGACTAAATGTTGCCATAAGTAGGGCAAAACATAAAGTTCTGATTGTGACTTCTATAGAACCAGAAGAACTAAACGTTGATTCAACAAAAAACTTAGGACCAAAACTATTTAAGAAGTACTTGCAATACGCAAGAGAGGTATCAGAAGGAAGCACTCAAAAGGCTAAAGAAATATTATTTAGCTTAATAGATACAAAAATCGAATTTAATAAAGGAGTGCACTATGATAGTGATTTGGAGATGGAGGTACGGAATGCTTTAATAGCTAAAGGCTATGATGTTCATACTCAAGTGGGAGTTTCAGGATATAAAATAGACTTGGCAATATATGATGAGGTAGCTTCTAAGTATATCTTTGGTATTGAGTGTGACGGTGCAACGTACCACAGTTCTAAGTCTGCAAGGGAACGAGACATACACAGACAAAGGTACCTTGAATCTAGAGGATGGAATATTACTAGGATTTGGAGCAGAGATTGGTGGCGTAATTCAAAAGAAGAAGTTAATAAAATAGATGCTATCATTAAGTTGCACGTAGAAAGAGAAAGAGAAAAACTAAAAAAACAATTGACTCAAGGCGTAGCTAAACTGGATAAAAAAGGTGTAAATGCTAGGCTGAGTGGGAAAGAAATAACTGTAAATAAGTTTATAAATACAGACTTGATGGATAAAAAGAAGATATGGTATGGCGATAGAGTTGTTCTTAAAGATCTAGAGTCTCAAGAGACATTTGAAATTTATTTAGAGGAAAACCAATTCAATCATCAACTCATGAAAGATATAGAATTAACGCTTTTGGGGCACGATATCGATCAAATCTTTTGTTATAAAGGGTATGAGTATGAGGTTGTAAGAGTTGAACAGAAATTATTATCCTAA
- a CDS encoding type I restriction endonuclease subunit R, protein MSLFANFTEDFLEQAAIEILQELGYTHVFGPDISPGGDYPERKDYREVILEQRLRDALYKINRELPPEAIESAYRQIITFNSPMLEENNRYFHRLLTEGVEVSYKDKGNIRTKRAHIVDYKNPSNNDYVVVSQFTVFENEERRPDLIIFVNGIPLVVIELKSASDENVGIESAYNQIQTYKRDIPALFNYNGFCILSDGINAKVGTITSNEERYMNWRSIDGENVEPLSKPQYEVMFSGALAKKRILDIIQNFILFQESRDEERDADGNKIGDKKTIIKIMAAYHQYFAVKKAIDKTQEATEEDGDRKIGVIWHTQGSGKSFSMVFYTAGLVKKLNNPTIVVITDRNDLDDQLFSTFSKSQDILRQTPKQANIRKLTDEQKKQQAKDNSKETNGLYDLLNDRESGGIIFTTIQKFKPEDGDMPVLTDRKNVIIIADEAHRSQYGLDAKTDVKTGEVKYGYAKYLRDALPNASFIGFTGTPIEMEDKSTPAVFGEYIDIYDMTQAVEDEATVKIYYENRIIKLEADENELIKIDEEFEEVIEGQEENEKEKSKSVWSRLEAVVGSPNRIKKLAEDIVNHFEDKSKTIDGKAMVVCMSRRICVELYDEIVKLRPDWHNDDVNKGKIKVVMTGSAADNEKLQKHVGGKQRRDTLANRMKDNNDELKIVLVRDMWLTGFDVPSMHTMYIDKPMKGHNLMQAIARVNRVFKDKSGGVVVDYLGILESLKSALKQYTDSDKQNTGIDTNVAISIMLEKLEVLQGIMHGFDYSKYMGTSQVERIRAITGGMDFILGKSEREQKDFKKIAIELAKAHSLCAATDTGKAKALEVSYFKSVKASLTKLGERSVVPKSKKEIEARVTQMLERSIISEEVIDVFDAMGLKRPDVSILSEEFLDEVREMKHKNLAVELLKKLLEGNLKAMEKRNLVKSERFSEKLKKALNKYRNQAITNAEVIEELIKMAHEFKKIKEEEKALGLNEDEIAFYDALTADEAVKELIQDETLKKIAQELTMAIRYNITIDWNHRKSAQAGMRRIIKRLLKKYDYPPEQAKNALKVVMRQAEKMCGNVSVEELIAAEEERQDYLME, encoded by the coding sequence ATGAGTTTATTCGCAAATTTCACTGAGGATTTCTTAGAGCAGGCTGCCATAGAAATCTTGCAGGAATTAGGTTATACACATGTGTTTGGGCCTGATATTTCTCCTGGGGGGGATTACCCTGAGAGGAAAGATTATCGGGAAGTTATTCTTGAGCAACGGCTAAGGGATGCATTGTACAAAATTAATCGTGAGTTACCACCTGAAGCCATTGAAAGTGCATATAGGCAGATAATTACCTTTAATAGTCCAATGCTTGAGGAGAACAACAGATACTTTCATAGACTGCTAACAGAAGGTGTGGAAGTATCCTATAAGGACAAGGGAAATATCAGAACTAAAAGGGCTCATATTGTTGATTATAAGAACCCTAGTAATAATGATTATGTAGTTGTTAGCCAGTTTACTGTATTTGAGAATGAAGAGAGAAGACCCGATCTAATTATTTTTGTTAACGGTATACCCCTAGTTGTCATAGAGCTTAAATCAGCCAGTGATGAAAATGTTGGTATTGAAAGTGCCTATAATCAAATCCAAACATATAAAAGGGATATCCCAGCCCTATTTAATTACAATGGCTTTTGTATATTATCTGATGGTATCAATGCCAAGGTAGGGACAATTACTTCCAATGAAGAGCGGTATATGAATTGGAGAAGTATTGACGGTGAAAATGTAGAGCCTTTATCTAAGCCTCAATATGAAGTTATGTTTTCTGGTGCGTTAGCAAAAAAACGTATCCTAGATATTATCCAAAACTTCATATTATTCCAAGAGTCTAGGGATGAAGAAAGAGATGCAGATGGCAATAAAATAGGTGATAAAAAGACAATTATTAAAATAATGGCTGCATATCACCAATACTTTGCCGTTAAAAAAGCCATTGATAAAACCCAGGAAGCCACCGAAGAAGACGGCGATAGGAAGATTGGTGTAATCTGGCATACCCAAGGATCAGGGAAAAGTTTTTCCATGGTATTTTATACCGCTGGACTAGTAAAGAAACTTAACAACCCTACCATTGTAGTTATTACTGACAGAAATGATTTAGATGACCAATTATTTAGCACCTTCTCAAAATCCCAAGACATACTTAGACAAACCCCTAAACAAGCAAATATCCGTAAACTAACAGATGAACAGAAAAAACAGCAAGCAAAAGATAACTCTAAAGAAACTAACGGACTCTATGATCTATTAAACGATAGGGAGTCTGGGGGTATTATCTTTACCACCATCCAAAAGTTTAAACCAGAAGATGGAGATATGCCTGTGCTAACAGACCGTAAAAATGTAATTATAATTGCCGATGAAGCCCACAGAAGTCAGTATGGACTAGATGCTAAAACCGATGTGAAAACAGGAGAAGTAAAGTATGGGTATGCAAAGTATTTAAGGGATGCACTGCCTAACGCATCGTTCATTGGTTTTACTGGAACACCCATAGAAATGGAAGATAAATCAACTCCTGCAGTGTTTGGTGAATATATTGATATTTACGATATGACTCAAGCAGTAGAAGATGAGGCAACCGTAAAGATATATTATGAAAATAGAATAATCAAGCTAGAAGCTGATGAAAATGAGCTAATAAAAATAGATGAAGAATTTGAAGAAGTTATTGAAGGACAAGAGGAAAACGAAAAGGAAAAAAGTAAATCTGTTTGGTCTAGGCTGGAAGCAGTTGTAGGTTCCCCCAATAGAATCAAAAAGCTAGCAGAAGATATCGTTAATCACTTTGAAGACAAATCTAAGACCATTGATGGTAAAGCCATGGTTGTATGTATGAGTCGTAGAATTTGTGTGGAACTTTATGATGAAATAGTTAAGCTAAGACCTGATTGGCATAATGACGATGTCAACAAAGGCAAGATAAAAGTTGTTATGACAGGAAGTGCAGCTGACAACGAAAAACTACAAAAACATGTGGGCGGTAAACAAAGAAGAGATACCCTAGCAAATAGGATGAAAGATAACAACGATGAACTGAAAATAGTTCTGGTAAGGGATATGTGGCTCACTGGTTTTGATGTGCCATCCATGCATACCATGTACATCGATAAGCCGATGAAAGGACATAACCTTATGCAGGCAATTGCCAGGGTAAACAGGGTATTTAAAGATAAATCAGGTGGTGTAGTTGTTGACTATCTAGGAATCCTTGAAAGCCTTAAAAGCGCCCTTAAACAATATACAGATTCAGATAAGCAAAATACAGGTATAGATACAAATGTAGCAATATCCATTATGCTAGAAAAACTTGAAGTGCTTCAAGGTATCATGCACGGATTTGATTACTCAAAATATATGGGCACTTCACAGGTTGAAAGAATTCGTGCCATAACTGGTGGGATGGACTTTATCCTTGGAAAATCAGAGAGGGAACAAAAGGACTTTAAAAAGATTGCCATAGAGCTGGCTAAAGCCCATTCCCTATGTGCAGCCACAGATACAGGTAAGGCAAAGGCACTGGAAGTAAGCTATTTTAAATCAGTGAAGGCAAGTTTAACTAAGCTTGGTGAAAGAAGTGTTGTGCCTAAATCCAAAAAAGAAATAGAAGCTAGGGTAACACAAATGTTAGAGCGATCAATTATCTCAGAAGAGGTTATAGATGTATTTGATGCCATGGGATTAAAAAGACCAGATGTGTCCATATTATCAGAAGAATTCTTAGATGAAGTTAGGGAAATGAAACATAAGAATTTAGCGGTAGAGTTACTTAAAAAGTTGCTAGAAGGTAACCTTAAAGCAATGGAGAAAAGAAACCTTGTAAAGTCTGAAAGATTCTCAGAAAAACTCAAAAAGGCCCTGAACAAATATCGCAACCAAGCAATTACTAATGCTGAAGTAATAGAAGAACTAATAAAAATGGCCCATGAATTTAAAAAGATCAAAGAAGAAGAAAAGGCATTGGGCTTAAACGAAGATGAAATAGCATTTTACGATGCCCTAACGGCAGACGAAGCAGTAAAAGAATTAATACAAGATGAAACCCTAAAAAAAATAGCCCAGGAACTAACCATGGCCATAAGATACAACATAACAATAGACTGGAACCACAGGAAAAGCGCCCAAGCAGGAATGAGAAGGATAATAAAGCGACTACTAAAGAAGTATGATTATCCACCAGAACAAGCGAAGAATGCCTTAAAGGTAGTAATGAGGCAAGCAGAGAAAATGTGCGGAAACGTAAGCGTAGAAGAACTCATAGCAGCAGAGGAAGAGAGACAGGATTATTTGATGGAATAG
- a CDS encoding restriction endonuclease subunit S has protein sequence MSSRDNLFGVVPEDWTVTSIGNIAELRQGLQISKDLRTDNLKPGYMPLLKITDLPKREFSEFVKDIKEQYVATKDDIIYTRTGQVGLVYTDISGCVHNNCFKVIVDYDKFDKYFLYYFLKSDFVYKYSNSVASGSVQKDLKHSAFKSCPIAYPKVEEQKAIGNILSTLDKKIEVNNQINKKLEEMTQAIFKQWFVDFDFPNEEGEPYKSSGGEMVESELGMIPKGWEVKALDDIADYLNGIAMQKFRPKENEHSYPVLKIKELRQGFTDESSDLCSESIDAKYIVNDGDLIFSWSGSLLLDIWAGGKCGLNQHLFKVNPKTYDKWFCILWLDYYLENFKRIAESKATTMGHIKRKDLSDSKVLIPNDRLYKKLNVMIKPLYEEITNLKIESKRLIKVRDTLLPRLMSGEIRVPLD, from the coding sequence ATGAGTTCTAGAGACAATTTATTTGGTGTTGTACCAGAGGATTGGACAGTTACCAGTATTGGGAATATAGCTGAACTAAGGCAAGGACTTCAGATTTCTAAAGATTTAAGAACAGATAACCTTAAACCAGGATATATGCCGCTACTTAAAATTACTGACTTACCTAAAAGGGAGTTTAGCGAGTTTGTAAAGGATATTAAAGAGCAATATGTAGCAACAAAAGATGATATTATTTATACAAGGACAGGCCAAGTAGGCCTAGTTTACACAGATATTTCAGGTTGCGTTCACAACAACTGTTTTAAGGTAATAGTAGATTATGATAAGTTTGACAAGTATTTTCTGTACTACTTTTTAAAATCAGATTTTGTTTACAAATATTCTAATAGCGTGGCTTCAGGGAGTGTACAGAAAGATTTAAAACATTCAGCATTTAAATCATGCCCAATTGCATATCCAAAGGTAGAAGAGCAAAAAGCAATTGGTAATATCCTCTCAACTCTAGATAAAAAAATAGAAGTCAACAACCAAATTAACAAAAAGCTAGAAGAAATGACTCAGGCTATTTTTAAACAGTGGTTTGTGGATTTTGATTTCCCTAATGAAGAAGGAGAGCCATATAAATCCAGTGGTGGGGAAATGGTTGAAAGTGAACTTGGGATGATTCCTAAGGGGTGGGAAGTTAAAGCTTTAGATGATATAGCAGATTACCTAAATGGTATAGCAATGCAAAAGTTTAGACCTAAAGAAAATGAACACTCCTATCCTGTATTAAAAATTAAGGAGTTAAGGCAAGGATTTACAGATGAATCAAGTGATCTATGCTCTGAAAGCATAGATGCAAAATATATAGTAAATGATGGCGACTTAATCTTTTCTTGGTCAGGAAGTTTGCTACTAGACATTTGGGCAGGCGGAAAATGTGGATTAAATCAACATTTGTTTAAAGTCAATCCTAAGACCTATGATAAATGGTTTTGTATACTTTGGCTGGATTATTATTTGGAAAATTTTAAAAGAATTGCTGAAAGTAAAGCTACAACGATGGGTCATATAAAAAGGAAAGATCTTTCTGACTCAAAGGTTTTAATACCTAATGATAGGCTATATAAGAAATTAAATGTGATGATAAAACCTCTGTACGAGGAAATTACAAACTTGAAAATCGAAAGTAAAAGGTTGATTAAAGTTAGAGACACACTACTTCCTAGACTTATGTCAGGAGAAATACGCGTGCCTTTAGACTAG